A region from the Geobacter benzoatilyticus genome encodes:
- a CDS encoding FAD-dependent oxidoreductase → MAQVVFSSWGGSVVDNRTGGEAKDASFRLPTSLDGERSLAAFMGWDGIIVFDKGVDVPAMAAEYMKRVQTLYCCGKCTPGKKGTRVLMDALAAIVEGRGTEAHLDSITDLGDLLKNCKCTLCQSSAVPVVHAVTHFREDFLAYIQGGAKPASPHRYIEKYTAPCMDRCPAHIDIPAYIESIKEYRFDESLSIIRENMPLPSVCGRVCPHPCETHCRRKNVDDPVSIMVLKRTASDYEWMHHAEPPMKPKARKNKTVAIVGAGPAGLACAYYLALEGYPCTIYEALPEGYGGGMIAVGIPPYRQPRHLLQRDIDIIASMGVEIIYNTRIGVDISLEELKNKYNAVFLAPGAHRSKPMGVEGEDKGYKGFLRGGIDFLREAYMGRPTGMGKKVVVVGGGNTAIDCVRVALREGADESVLLYRRSRKEMPADVWEVDGADEEGVRFEFQVLPTKIIVDENEQVTGVECVRMALGEPDASGRRRPEPVPGSEFVVECDTVIPAIGQDPDLAFIPENMGIDITKWNTVVTKYIPLKDAAGKELKDGMGNPLVRTLITDLDGVFAGGDAEIGPLTVVACIGNAHRAARVIQRWLEEGKAYLTDDEFMEDILTNFPVYDKGEAVPWLDSVERAHQAEVHGKERACKGNYQEVELGFADSQAVREAERCLRCYRVAMVAV, encoded by the coding sequence GTGGCACAGGTGGTTTTTTCGAGCTGGGGAGGGAGTGTCGTTGACAATCGCACGGGTGGCGAGGCGAAGGACGCAAGCTTCAGACTCCCGACTTCCTTGGACGGGGAACGGTCTCTGGCTGCCTTTATGGGGTGGGACGGCATTATCGTTTTCGATAAGGGTGTCGATGTGCCGGCCATGGCCGCGGAATACATGAAGAGAGTGCAGACCCTCTACTGCTGCGGCAAGTGCACGCCGGGCAAGAAGGGGACCCGCGTTCTCATGGATGCTCTGGCCGCCATTGTGGAGGGGAGAGGCACCGAAGCCCATCTGGATAGCATAACGGATCTGGGCGATCTCTTGAAAAACTGCAAATGCACCCTCTGTCAGTCATCGGCGGTGCCGGTAGTTCATGCGGTGACCCATTTCAGGGAAGACTTCCTCGCGTACATCCAGGGGGGAGCAAAGCCGGCCTCTCCCCACCGTTACATCGAAAAATATACGGCTCCCTGCATGGACCGTTGTCCCGCCCATATCGATATTCCTGCCTATATAGAGTCGATCAAGGAATACCGCTTTGATGAATCGCTTTCCATTATTCGCGAGAATATGCCCCTTCCGTCGGTCTGCGGCCGCGTCTGCCCCCATCCATGCGAAACCCATTGCCGCAGAAAGAATGTGGATGATCCGGTCAGTATAATGGTGCTTAAGCGCACGGCGTCGGACTATGAATGGATGCATCACGCCGAACCCCCAATGAAGCCGAAGGCCCGGAAAAACAAGACTGTCGCCATAGTCGGGGCAGGGCCCGCCGGTCTTGCCTGTGCCTATTACCTGGCCCTGGAAGGGTACCCCTGTACCATTTACGAAGCACTCCCCGAAGGATACGGCGGCGGTATGATCGCTGTAGGTATTCCCCCCTACCGGCAGCCGCGGCACCTGTTGCAGCGGGATATCGATATTATTGCCTCCATGGGAGTTGAGATTATCTACAACACCCGGATTGGCGTGGATATTTCTCTGGAAGAACTCAAGAACAAGTACAACGCCGTATTCCTTGCCCCTGGTGCCCACCGCTCGAAACCCATGGGGGTTGAGGGCGAGGACAAGGGGTACAAGGGCTTCCTCCGTGGTGGTATCGATTTCCTCCGCGAGGCTTACATGGGGCGCCCCACCGGCATGGGTAAAAAGGTGGTCGTTGTCGGCGGCGGAAACACCGCCATCGACTGCGTTCGTGTTGCGTTGCGCGAGGGGGCCGATGAGTCGGTTCTTTTGTATCGCCGCTCACGGAAAGAGATGCCGGCCGACGTATGGGAAGTGGATGGCGCCGATGAGGAGGGGGTCCGCTTCGAGTTCCAGGTCCTCCCCACTAAAATTATCGTGGACGAAAATGAGCAGGTTACGGGCGTCGAGTGCGTCAGAATGGCCCTGGGTGAGCCCGACGCCTCTGGTCGTCGTCGTCCCGAGCCGGTTCCCGGCAGCGAGTTCGTGGTTGAATGCGACACGGTAATCCCTGCAATCGGTCAAGATCCGGACCTCGCTTTCATTCCTGAAAATATGGGGATCGATATCACCAAGTGGAATACGGTCGTCACCAAATACATTCCTCTTAAGGACGCTGCGGGCAAAGAACTGAAAGACGGTATGGGCAATCCACTTGTCCGGACCCTCATTACCGACCTGGATGGTGTTTTTGCCGGTGGTGACGCCGAAATCGGTCCTTTGACCGTTGTCGCTTGCATCGGCAATGCCCATAGGGCCGCACGGGTCATCCAGCGCTGGCTGGAAGAAGGAAAGGCATATCTCACCGATGACGAGTTCATGGAAGATATCCTCACTAATTTCCCTGTCTACGATAAGGGAGAGGCCGTGCCGTGGCTCGATTCCGTTGAGAGAGCCCACCAGGCTGAAGTCCACGGCAAAGAGCGGGCCTGCAAGGGTAACTACCAGGAAGTTGAGCTCGGATTCGCCGACAGCCAGGCTGTTCGTGAAGCTGAACGGTGTCTGCGCTGCTATCGCGTTGCGATGGTGGCTGTCTAG
- a CDS encoding aminopeptidase, producing the protein MYQEAFKSLFEVNMGLRAGERILVFSDTVRPDESPGHDERDRRERLLQVAEKAALFAKNTYGNTEFVEFPATAASGAEPPVALWRAAFGSSIVECLAAEGLLPRLLAKEATGDDVERSRQIVLANRTDVTDVVIALANNSTSHTKFRFLVNAAGGRFASLPHFDPEMFFSSMQVDWHALSERTSRLAEAVNSAVEILIETPNGTRMRIGKAGRQAEGDDGLLTTAGSFGNLPAGEVYLAPLEGTSEGVMVLEYGPTRKLSSPLKLIVNNGLVTDIIGDEPHREWLERRFAENSKNRNIAELGIGTNDRATRPDNILEAEKILGTIHIALGDNSGFGGTVQTPFHEDYVFYGPTLTAIAPDGSRRVLLRQGILTL; encoded by the coding sequence ATGTACCAGGAAGCTTTCAAATCGTTGTTTGAGGTAAACATGGGGCTTCGTGCCGGAGAAAGAATACTCGTATTCAGCGATACGGTTCGCCCGGACGAATCACCCGGCCATGACGAGCGAGACCGCCGCGAACGGCTTCTGCAAGTGGCGGAGAAAGCGGCTCTCTTCGCAAAAAACACTTACGGGAATACCGAGTTCGTTGAATTTCCAGCCACGGCCGCATCAGGAGCAGAGCCGCCGGTGGCGCTATGGAGAGCCGCTTTCGGAAGCAGCATCGTTGAATGCCTTGCTGCAGAGGGGCTACTGCCTCGCCTTCTGGCTAAAGAGGCGACAGGGGATGACGTAGAACGCTCCAGACAAATAGTACTCGCCAATCGTACCGATGTAACAGATGTTGTCATAGCACTCGCCAACAACTCCACAAGTCACACCAAGTTTCGATTTCTGGTGAATGCCGCAGGCGGGCGCTTCGCGAGCCTTCCCCACTTCGATCCCGAAATGTTTTTTTCTTCCATGCAGGTTGACTGGCATGCCCTGTCGGAACGCACAAGCCGGCTGGCTGAAGCGGTCAACTCAGCCGTGGAGATTCTTATCGAGACCCCCAACGGCACGCGAATGCGAATCGGCAAGGCCGGCAGGCAGGCCGAGGGAGATGATGGCCTCCTGACCACGGCCGGAAGTTTCGGGAACCTGCCGGCCGGCGAAGTATACCTGGCCCCCCTAGAAGGGACCAGCGAAGGTGTGATGGTGCTGGAGTACGGTCCGACCAGAAAGCTCTCATCCCCGCTAAAACTCATTGTTAACAATGGGCTGGTAACAGACATCATTGGTGATGAACCTCACCGGGAATGGCTAGAGCGCCGGTTCGCGGAAAACAGCAAAAACCGCAACATTGCCGAACTCGGCATCGGAACCAATGACCGTGCCACCCGCCCCGACAATATTCTTGAGGCGGAGAAGATTCTCGGCACAATCCACATCGCCCTAGGAGACAACTCCGGTTTCGGCGGCACAGTGCAGACCCCGTTTCACGAGGATTATGTTTTCTACGGGCCAACCCTTACCGCCATAGCACCTGACGGTTCCCGCAGGGTGCTTCTGCGCCAAGGCATCCTCACACTCTAA
- a CDS encoding DUF342 domain-containing protein, protein MGKSFTTTAGITFILADDRKLKASYVPASEKAQINLGFVRQALISAGFADLFIYDHALVELIKRYNAATQEFVYDIGEERDATFIARSTPDNIEAYLTLTRAYGGKPALAEQVHKTLREQGIIYGVINEEIEAAIAAGEAKDLLIARGIPCEPGTDAELVSLLPQINDRQPQLMDNDIVDYRNKGEMICVSAGDPLMRRIPPSQGKPGTNLMGKEVLPPPAKDIQFTQNLEGTAFAPDDPDLLIAAIDGQPVIVANGVVVEPIIKVKTVDLSTGNITFKGSIDIAGDVTLAMTVRATGDVTIGGVVEGATVEAGGNVLVRGGIIGQGESRDKQGKLGQESSMIRAKGNIQALFVENSRLEADGMIQIDGFAMQSELVAGTQVVVGQDGNSQGHIIGGSCQAISRVQAVTLGSPAGVHTAVSVGINPHVKEKLSTVKLKIREAERDLEELTKRLEYFASDPHRETSAQANETRYVRDKLATTLSELTSEKKRLEKRLEQATDAQIRVGRAVLSGVVISIGTRTLEIREDIEGGVTFRQEDDAIVSSQ, encoded by the coding sequence ATGGGCAAATCCTTTACTACAACCGCAGGCATTACCTTCATCCTTGCCGATGATCGCAAGCTGAAAGCCAGCTACGTTCCCGCAAGCGAGAAGGCCCAGATTAACCTCGGCTTTGTGAGGCAGGCCCTCATCAGCGCCGGTTTTGCTGATCTTTTCATTTACGATCACGCCCTTGTGGAACTAATCAAGCGATACAATGCAGCCACCCAGGAGTTTGTCTACGATATAGGCGAAGAACGCGACGCAACTTTCATTGCTCGCAGCACCCCCGACAACATCGAGGCCTACCTGACCCTTACCCGTGCCTATGGCGGAAAACCGGCGCTCGCGGAGCAAGTGCACAAGACCCTAAGAGAGCAGGGAATCATTTATGGCGTTATAAACGAAGAAATCGAGGCTGCCATAGCTGCCGGAGAGGCCAAGGATCTCCTCATTGCCCGGGGGATTCCCTGCGAACCGGGAACCGACGCGGAACTGGTGAGCTTGCTTCCTCAAATAAACGACCGCCAACCCCAGCTCATGGACAATGACATCGTCGACTACCGTAACAAGGGAGAAATGATCTGCGTCAGCGCAGGAGATCCGCTCATGCGCCGGATTCCACCCTCCCAGGGAAAACCGGGCACCAACCTCATGGGCAAGGAAGTCTTGCCGCCGCCGGCAAAAGATATCCAGTTTACCCAAAACCTGGAAGGGACGGCCTTTGCCCCCGATGACCCCGACCTGCTTATCGCCGCCATTGACGGACAACCGGTAATTGTTGCCAACGGTGTCGTTGTTGAACCGATTATAAAGGTCAAAACCGTCGACCTCTCGACGGGAAACATAACATTCAAAGGCTCCATCGACATCGCCGGAGACGTTACCTTGGCAATGACAGTGCGAGCCACGGGCGACGTCACCATAGGCGGCGTTGTGGAAGGAGCCACCGTTGAGGCGGGGGGGAATGTTCTGGTACGGGGGGGAATCATCGGCCAGGGGGAGAGCCGGGACAAACAGGGCAAGCTGGGGCAGGAAAGTTCCATGATACGCGCCAAGGGGAACATTCAGGCACTCTTTGTGGAGAACTCCCGCCTTGAAGCTGACGGCATGATCCAGATCGACGGATTTGCCATGCAGAGCGAGCTGGTAGCAGGAACACAGGTTGTGGTGGGCCAGGACGGGAACTCTCAGGGGCACATCATCGGCGGCTCGTGTCAGGCAATATCGCGCGTTCAGGCCGTGACTCTCGGCTCCCCGGCAGGGGTCCACACTGCGGTAAGCGTGGGGATAAATCCTCACGTAAAGGAAAAACTCTCAACCGTGAAATTGAAGATTCGGGAAGCGGAGCGGGACCTCGAGGAATTGACCAAGAGGCTTGAATATTTCGCCTCGGATCCACACAGAGAGACATCCGCCCAGGCCAACGAAACCCGGTACGTTCGGGATAAGCTCGCGACAACATTATCAGAGCTTACGAGTGAAAAAAAACGGCTCGAAAAGAGGCTCGAGCAGGCTACAGATGCGCAAATCCGCGTTGGCCGGGCAGTGTTGAGCGGAGTCGTCATTTCAATCGGCACAAGAACCCTTGAAATAAGGGAAGATATAGAGGGGGGGGTAACTTTCAGGCAGGAGGATGACGCCATCGTCTCCTCCCAGTGA
- the coaE gene encoding dephospho-CoA kinase (Dephospho-CoA kinase (CoaE) performs the final step in coenzyme A biosynthesis.) has translation MQVIGLTGGIASGKSTVARILERLGAVVIDADLLSREAVLPGTPAHDAIVAEFGPEILLQDATIDRKALGRIIFASTEARRRLEAITHPAIARLAEERIAEARRSDAPVTFYVAPLLIEAGAANRVDDIWVVYADRETQIARLTERDHIRREEAEQRLAAQIPMEEKAAYGSAVIDNRGTPEETERQVTALWKEKIEKNPW, from the coding sequence ATGCAAGTCATTGGGCTGACCGGCGGCATCGCGTCGGGAAAAAGTACAGTTGCACGGATTCTGGAACGGCTCGGCGCCGTGGTCATCGATGCCGATCTGCTCTCGCGCGAGGCGGTACTCCCCGGCACCCCGGCCCACGATGCCATCGTGGCGGAATTCGGCCCCGAAATCCTCCTGCAGGACGCAACCATAGACCGCAAGGCCCTGGGCCGCATAATCTTCGCTTCCACTGAAGCCCGGCGGCGGCTGGAGGCCATAACCCACCCGGCCATTGCACGGTTGGCGGAGGAACGGATTGCGGAGGCCAGGCGTTCCGATGCACCCGTGACTTTTTATGTGGCACCGCTTCTCATTGAAGCGGGAGCTGCGAATAGGGTAGACGATATATGGGTAGTATACGCGGACAGGGAAACACAAATCGCACGCCTTACAGAGCGTGACCATATACGGCGGGAAGAAGCGGAGCAGCGGCTCGCCGCTCAAATTCCCATGGAGGAAAAGGCAGCCTACGGATCGGCAGTCATTGACAACCGGGGAACGCCGGAAGAAACCGAGCGGCAAGTGACCGCCCTCTGGAAAGAGAAAATAGAAAAAAACCCCTGGTAA
- a CDS encoding IclR family transcriptional regulator, whose amino-acid sequence MAKKDKSEYIIQAVDHALDLLEQFHDDVDELGVTELSKRLKLHKNNVFRLLATLEARGYIEQNRVTENYRLGLKTLELGQTFIKQMGLLRQSRPVLEWLVKECNETAYVAILKEQSIVYLDVVETDLTVRVVPRVGSRLPAYCTAAGKVQIAYMPDEEFEAFYPVKELKPFTSHTITDRDVLKKHLKEVAEQGYAIDNEELDLGVRCVGSPIRDYTRRIIGAVSLSGPSMRFTDERMEKELIPHVKQAAEEISMKLGYHK is encoded by the coding sequence ATGGCCAAGAAGGATAAATCGGAATATATCATACAGGCAGTCGATCATGCCCTCGACCTGCTCGAACAATTCCATGACGATGTGGACGAGCTCGGCGTGACGGAGTTGTCCAAGCGGCTGAAGCTTCACAAGAACAACGTGTTCCGGCTGCTGGCCACTTTGGAGGCGCGGGGTTATATAGAGCAGAATAGGGTTACGGAGAATTACCGGCTCGGGCTGAAAACGCTGGAGTTGGGGCAGACCTTCATCAAGCAGATGGGACTCCTGCGTCAATCCCGCCCGGTCCTTGAATGGCTCGTCAAGGAGTGCAACGAAACCGCATACGTGGCTATCCTCAAGGAACAGAGCATTGTTTATCTGGACGTTGTGGAAACCGATCTGACCGTAAGGGTCGTGCCGCGCGTCGGGTCCCGGCTTCCGGCGTACTGCACGGCCGCCGGAAAGGTCCAGATTGCCTATATGCCCGACGAGGAGTTTGAAGCCTTTTACCCCGTCAAGGAACTCAAGCCGTTCACATCGCATACCATCACCGATCGGGATGTGCTGAAAAAGCATCTCAAAGAGGTTGCGGAACAAGGATATGCCATCGACAACGAGGAGCTTGATCTTGGGGTGCGCTGCGTCGGTTCGCCGATCAGGGATTATACCCGGCGGATTATCGGAGCAGTAAGCCTGTCGGGACCATCCATGCGCTTCACCGACGAGCGGATGGAGAAGGAGCTCATCCCTCACGTCAAGCAGGCTGCCGAAGAGATATCAATGAAGCTCGGCTACCATAAATGA
- a CDS encoding universal stress protein → MLNLRKKILVAIDGSPFSDKAAEEAVRIAAGNASQFKSKIYAMLVLPNAPRSTFTDFVPPPPITETKEWDELRERVFYVIEKNSSEANIPLEIKVVYGDPADELINFAEKEQIDVIVIGSSGKGFLKRKLLGSVSHKVVKNAPCSVYIVRG, encoded by the coding sequence ATGCTCAACCTGCGCAAAAAGATCCTTGTTGCAATTGATGGCTCCCCCTTCTCCGACAAAGCGGCGGAAGAGGCCGTGCGGATAGCGGCCGGGAACGCAAGTCAATTCAAAAGCAAAATCTACGCCATGCTGGTCCTCCCCAACGCCCCACGCAGCACCTTCACCGACTTCGTCCCCCCTCCTCCAATTACCGAAACCAAAGAATGGGATGAATTGAGAGAGAGGGTGTTCTATGTAATCGAGAAGAACTCAAGCGAAGCGAATATCCCCCTCGAAATCAAGGTAGTGTATGGCGATCCGGCGGACGAACTCATCAATTTCGCTGAAAAGGAACAGATTGATGTAATCGTGATAGGAAGTTCCGGCAAAGGGTTTCTGAAACGGAAGTTGCTGGGGAGTGTCTCACATAAGGTGGTAAAGAACGCCCCATGCTCGGTCTACATCGTCAGGGGGTAG
- a CDS encoding sugar phosphate isomerase/epimerase family protein, whose amino-acid sequence MRISLSTGTLFTFPLGKVVTIAREAGFDGVELIVNQDFQKVNCRTLIRELAEILPINSMHAPFMPLDGWGSPIDSLKRCVELSADCGIPLVNFHPPSWMGGELGFWRWLYRVMDFQKEVGQGAVIVTLENMPWVGKRVRMNPHILSSTTKFIDFIQERNLFMTFDTTHMGSGKANFINDFYLCYNSGRIRNIHFSDYGHGREHLLPGHGILPLTRFLNHLRSTGYNETLTLELSPEEFPRDERIIVESLGEILSYLRKETESPTP is encoded by the coding sequence ATGCGGATATCCCTCTCCACCGGGACCCTCTTTACCTTCCCTCTGGGCAAAGTCGTGACTATTGCCCGGGAGGCGGGTTTCGACGGGGTGGAGCTCATCGTTAATCAGGATTTCCAGAAGGTCAACTGCCGCACTCTTATCCGGGAACTTGCGGAAATCCTGCCGATAAATTCCATGCACGCGCCCTTTATGCCCCTGGACGGCTGGGGGAGCCCCATCGATTCCCTCAAGCGGTGTGTGGAGCTCTCGGCGGACTGCGGCATCCCGCTGGTCAATTTCCATCCCCCGTCCTGGATGGGGGGCGAGCTGGGATTCTGGCGCTGGCTCTACCGGGTGATGGATTTCCAGAAGGAGGTGGGGCAGGGGGCGGTTATCGTCACCCTGGAGAACATGCCGTGGGTGGGGAAGCGGGTCAGGATGAACCCCCACATCCTCTCCAGCACGACGAAATTCATCGACTTCATCCAGGAGCGCAACCTCTTCATGACCTTCGACACCACCCACATGGGGTCGGGGAAGGCCAACTTCATCAACGACTTTTATCTCTGCTACAACAGCGGCCGAATCAGGAACATCCATTTTTCCGACTACGGCCATGGGCGGGAACACCTTCTGCCGGGGCACGGCATCCTTCCCCTTACCCGCTTCCTCAATCATCTGCGCAGCACCGGCTACAACGAGACCCTGACACTGGAACTTTCCCCCGAAGAGTTTCCCCGTGACGAGCGGATCATCGTCGAGAGCCTTGGCGAGATACTCTCCTATCTGCGCAAGGAAACGGAATCTCCTACCCCCTGA
- a CDS encoding putative nucleotidyltransferase substrate binding domain-containing protein — MALLLGARGEDLLTRRGTAEFIEQMRQGLYAHMAQLSAGEEELLLLGVKGALEEELASEKESREEFSRVLDETDGVEDVQGLILVQDRLRAMAADQFRRNGSVTAYHLLRTVALDRITMAVLRMIAAQMSAGGVGGPAGRWCWMALGAAGRGEVSRFDVCDFLLVHEENEAGPSFVGFSGRSAALLERLGIGSRAGITPASSSWRGSLSEWRQRISARGGDGGADLEWLVGLADLRLVGGDPSLATEMVNLVRAALAHQDDSLREIARRTAMMQSGFDFFGRLRLDRGMFNLAFYGIGPLVANVRIMTVRFDIQETGTAERLRELLYRGRVDVELAERLLRAWHCFCRHAVQREIAGEAGIAIDAEGLDDDAKRELHSGLEAVGTLQKIVYSSISGQG; from the coding sequence ATGGCGTTGTTACTTGGCGCAAGAGGTGAGGATCTCCTGACTCGACGTGGTACTGCCGAGTTCATCGAACAGATGCGCCAGGGACTCTATGCCCACATGGCGCAGCTGTCGGCGGGGGAGGAGGAGTTGCTGCTCCTGGGGGTGAAAGGGGCGCTGGAAGAGGAGTTGGCGTCCGAGAAAGAGAGCCGCGAAGAGTTTTCCCGCGTTCTGGACGAGACGGATGGCGTTGAGGATGTTCAGGGGCTGATACTGGTCCAGGACCGGCTGCGGGCCATGGCGGCCGACCAGTTCCGCCGTAACGGGTCGGTGACGGCCTATCATCTCTTGCGTACGGTTGCCCTGGACCGGATAACAATGGCTGTCCTGAGGATGATTGCCGCCCAGATGTCCGCCGGAGGGGTGGGGGGGCCGGCCGGGCGCTGGTGCTGGATGGCCCTTGGTGCTGCGGGGCGGGGCGAAGTGAGCCGGTTCGATGTCTGCGATTTCCTGCTGGTCCATGAGGAGAACGAAGCTGGTCCGTCATTCGTGGGGTTCAGCGGCAGGTCGGCTGCGTTGCTGGAACGGCTGGGCATCGGCAGCCGCGCCGGAATCACTCCAGCTTCTTCATCGTGGCGCGGCAGCCTTTCGGAGTGGCGCCAGCGGATTTCTGCCCGGGGGGGCGACGGGGGGGCAGACCTTGAGTGGCTTGTGGGGCTGGCCGATCTGCGCCTTGTGGGCGGCGATCCCTCCCTGGCGACCGAGATGGTTAACCTGGTCCGGGCAGCGCTCGCGCATCAGGACGATTCTCTGAGGGAGATAGCCCGGCGGACGGCGATGATGCAATCGGGCTTTGATTTCTTCGGCAGGCTCCGGCTGGACCGGGGAATGTTCAATCTTGCCTTCTACGGCATAGGCCCCCTTGTTGCCAACGTGCGGATTATGACAGTGCGTTTCGATATCCAGGAAACTGGGACGGCGGAGCGGCTCCGGGAGTTGCTCTATCGGGGACGGGTCGACGTGGAGCTGGCGGAGCGGCTCCTGCGGGCCTGGCACTGCTTCTGCCGCCATGCCGTTCAGCGTGAGATTGCAGGGGAGGCGGGCATTGCCATAGATGCCGAAGGACTTGACGACGATGCGAAACGCGAACTGCACAGCGGTCTAGAAGCGGTGGGAACCCTTCAGAAGATCGTTTACAGCAGCATCAGCGGACAGGGGTAG
- a CDS encoding VC_2705 family sodium/solute symporter — protein MTDAGPNLTPLIIVTLTLVSFIVAGLRARARSASDYGIGGRYIGRIGGGAAIASNWMSAASLLGMGGLLYLQGYYALAYVIGWTGGYVLLLVLMAGQIRRFGKYTAPDFMGDRYASPSAGLISAGISIIISIIYCTAQFKGIGMLFGWLFGTSYRNGVILGSVVVVGYVIISGVLGVARNQQLQYTVLIVSFILPLMALAYKLGYFWPLPQFGYGVAIQDLKQEFGINFTAPFASGSLFQWISLCFTLMVGTAGLPHVLSRFYVVPNIRDARWSLVWGLFFIALIYWSAPAYAVFARLLEARSGMPLPPAAAGKMADIIVIKTAVMGGLPPWMVGVLAAGAVSAAFFTVAGLLINGAASFSHDIYYRFINPRASESTKMALSKGAVVALAAIVMVIALDPPGLIAEITAVAFALAGNTIFPAFLLGIWWGRANRQGVISGMLAGVVITFSTPLFGHFLPFVAVIFPLTSSAFFGAPAVIAIMVVVSLLTPPPPEEMRRFLAERVHGHMD, from the coding sequence ATGACTGACGCGGGGCCCAACCTTACACCCCTCATCATCGTCACCCTGACCCTTGTTTCCTTCATTGTCGCGGGTCTTCGCGCCCGCGCCCGGAGCGCCAGCGATTACGGCATCGGCGGCCGCTACATCGGCCGGATCGGCGGCGGGGCAGCCATTGCCAGCAACTGGATGAGCGCGGCGAGCCTCCTGGGTATGGGAGGGCTCCTCTATCTCCAGGGGTATTACGCCCTGGCCTATGTGATCGGCTGGACCGGCGGTTACGTGCTCCTTCTGGTCCTCATGGCGGGGCAGATCCGGCGCTTCGGCAAGTACACGGCCCCGGACTTCATGGGGGACCGCTACGCTTCACCCTCTGCCGGACTCATCTCCGCCGGCATATCCATCATTATTTCGATTATCTACTGCACGGCCCAGTTCAAGGGGATCGGGATGCTCTTCGGCTGGCTCTTCGGCACCAGTTACCGGAACGGCGTGATCCTGGGCTCAGTTGTGGTGGTGGGGTACGTGATAATCTCGGGGGTCCTCGGGGTGGCCCGCAACCAGCAACTCCAGTATACGGTCCTCATCGTCTCCTTCATCCTTCCGCTAATGGCGCTGGCCTACAAGCTCGGCTACTTCTGGCCCCTCCCCCAGTTCGGTTACGGGGTGGCTATTCAGGATCTCAAGCAGGAGTTCGGAATCAATTTCACTGCTCCCTTTGCCTCCGGTTCCCTCTTTCAGTGGATTTCCCTCTGCTTCACCCTCATGGTTGGGACTGCCGGGCTTCCCCATGTGCTGTCCCGTTTCTATGTGGTGCCCAACATCAGGGACGCCCGGTGGAGTCTCGTGTGGGGACTTTTCTTCATTGCCCTCATTTACTGGTCGGCCCCGGCATACGCCGTCTTCGCCCGGCTTCTTGAAGCCCGCTCCGGCATGCCTCTCCCCCCCGCGGCAGCAGGGAAAATGGCCGATATCATCGTCATAAAAACGGCGGTCATGGGGGGGCTTCCCCCCTGGATGGTGGGTGTTCTGGCCGCCGGGGCCGTGAGCGCCGCCTTTTTCACCGTGGCCGGCCTCCTCATCAACGGGGCGGCCTCGTTCTCCCACGATATCTACTACCGCTTCATCAACCCACGGGCGTCCGAGAGCACCAAAATGGCCCTCTCCAAGGGAGCCGTGGTAGCACTGGCCGCCATTGTAATGGTGATCGCCCTCGACCCGCCGGGGCTAATAGCGGAGATTACGGCCGTGGCATTCGCCCTGGCGGGCAACACCATTTTCCCCGCCTTCCTTCTGGGCATCTGGTGGGGGAGGGCAAACCGCCAGGGGGTCATCTCCGGTATGCTGGCTGGAGTTGTCATCACATTTTCGACCCCCCTCTTCGGTCATTTTCTGCCGTTTGTGGCAGTCATATTCCCTCTTACCTCTTCAGCCTTTTTCGGTGCCCCAGCCGTTATCGCCATCATGGTTGTGGTGTCGCTTCTGACGCCTCCTCCCCCCGAGGAGATGCGGCGCTTCCTGGCCGAGCGGGTTCACGGCCACATGGATTGA
- a CDS encoding DUF4212 domain-containing protein, producing MGHDRDWYDVNIFRPRKGYMTGEVVIILFVLLGWAAANFGVQAILFLLAESPNGEGILTRLTFLSFPWHFWFTAQFLPLWFIILCILFNIYIDRHTEQHSRRKDRSHD from the coding sequence ATGGGGCATGACCGCGACTGGTACGACGTCAATATCTTTCGCCCCAGGAAGGGGTACATGACCGGCGAGGTGGTGATTATCCTCTTCGTGCTCCTTGGCTGGGCCGCGGCCAATTTCGGCGTGCAGGCAATTCTCTTCCTCCTTGCCGAAAGCCCCAACGGCGAGGGGATACTGACCCGTCTCACGTTCCTGTCGTTCCCATGGCATTTCTGGTTCACCGCCCAGTTTCTCCCCCTCTGGTTCATCATTCTTTGCATCCTCTTCAATATCTACATCGACCGCCATACGGAGCAGCACAGCAGAAGGAAGGATCGAAGCCATGACTGA